GACAAATTCTTCTTTTGTTATCCAATGTTTATTATTAATTATTTCGTTGTTTATTATTGCTGCAATTCCATTACCGCCTCCGAAATTTAATAATCCGATTTTTAAGAATGTAATGAATAAATTTATTAAAATCAACCGATATCCTTTTTCTATTTAGTTAATATTTTTTTTATTGTTATATATTTAAATGTGTATACTAAAAAGAAAATTAACAATATGTATGATATTTTTATTTTTAATTTAAAAATTGCAAAAATTACAAGAAAACATATTGTCCATTTTATTATAGAATCATTTAGCATTTTTTTGGAAAATTTTAAAACAACGGTTATCATTATGATAATTGAAGATATTTTTGCACCTTCGAGAAATTTTTTAACATGTATGCTATCTGGTACTAATTTTAGATAAAGGAAAACCATTATTATTGCAATAATGGAAGGCAAAATTCCTGCAACAACGAGCAAAAGTGCGCATGGAAAACCTCCAAATTTTCTTCCTACTAGGAACACAAAATTAATCGCTGTAACTCCAGGAATAACATTTGATGTTGCTAGTATTTTGTTAAAATCGTCCTCAGATATTATTTTTCTTTTTTTAACAAATATTTTTTTAAGCTCAGATATAATTATTAATCCTCCGCCAATTGTAAGTGTTGTTGTTTTAAAGACAAGTAAAAACAAGTCCAGAATTTCATATATTTTTTTTTGTTTCTTTTTATACATTTGTTTTGTCAAATTTAGTAAAAACCTTTGGATACTAATTTTATCACAAATATTGTTGTAATGTTCATTTTGTTGTTGAGCGGCAGTAATGAAAATATGCTTTATTGTGTCTTTAAAATATTGAGTCATTGTTTTAATTAGGGTTTTTATTGGAAGGCTTGTTTGTTTTTTGTGCTATAATTCAATTAATTTATGTAAAGCCCGGAAGGAAAGTTTAATTTGTTTAAGGAGTTTTTTATATTTCAAGATTATTTTAATTATATTATTGAGGGCGTGGTAGGTTATGGTCTAAAAGTTTCGATTGCTATAGTGCTATGGTATTTTTTAAAGTTAATAGTTAGTAAAATGGGAAAAATTTTATTTAAAACTTTAGAAAAGTCCAGATTAGAGGAAAAGTTAGAAGTTACAGTTTTTAACTTTTTAAAATCTTTTTTTAAAATATTAACAGACTTTGTTATTGTTTTAATAATATTGCCATATCTTGGGGTGCCTACAACATCTATTATTGCTGTATTTGGATCATTAGGGCTTGCCATTGGGCTTGCTGCTCAGAATATTCTATCTAATTTTGTTAGTGGATTTATTGTTTTGAATTCTAAGTTTTTTAAGTGTGGAGATCATATTCAATGTGGAGATGTTGAAGGTTTGGTTGCAGATGTCCAAATTTTTTTTACTACACTTGAAACATTTAACAAAGAAATTATTAAAATTCCAAACAGTAAGCTTACATCCAATTTTGTTGTTAATTTTTCGTCATGTACTAGAAGAAGAGTTGTGTTTTCTTTTCAAGTTCCCTATGATACGAATATTGGTTTATTAAAGGATAAAATAGAGGATTTAATGATTTTCAATAATAAGAAATTTAATGTTGAGCTTTGTGCTCCTACTCTTATTGTTAAAAAATACACTCCTTATTATATAGTTTTGCAAGTTCGATTTTTTGTTAATACAGAGGTTTTTTGGGATTTTCAATATTTTGTTGGTGAGTCTATTCAAAATGTTTTATTGGATATGAAAATTAAGGTTCCAATTTGTTTTGTGCCTTTTGATAAGCTGTATTAATGATTTTTTCTTGCAATAATTTCTGAGTAATAGTTTTTAATTTTTTTTGTGAAAAAATAGCTTGAAAATTTAGTGGAGTGTTTTTTTGCATTTTCTTTAAATTTTTTTAGTATTTCATCATCTTTTATTACTTTGTCTATGTACCGAGATAAGTTTTCATATTTTTTTATTAAGAATCCGTTTATCCCCTCTTTTATTACGTCTTTATATATATAATCATTTATTAAAATAGCAGGTATTCCCGCGGTTAATGCTTCTATTACTGTCATTGGATATACTTCGCTTTTTGATAGGCTAGCAAAGATATCAGAAATTTTGTAGTAATAGTATATTTCTTCCCATGGAATTGTTCCTATTAGCAATATTTGTTTTTCAAGCCCATGTTTGATGCTAAAATTTTTTATTTCCTTTTCTTCACTTCCTTTACCAATAAGTATAAGCTTATAATTATTGTTTTGCATTAAAAGATCTTTTAAGTGTGTTACTAATAAATTTATATTTTTTTCTTTATTTATTCTTCCAACAAATATTATTATTTTGTCTGTTTGCTTTATATTGTGCTTTTTCAAAATTTCATCTTTTTTTTCTTTGCTTAGAGTTTTTATAAAAAGCTTTCTATCAACCCCATTTGGAATTATTTTATAGTTAGAAGAATTATTTGAAAGTTGGAAATATCTCTCTTTTGCTTTACTTGATGGGTAAATAAAATGTTTTATTTTATTATAATGTTTTCGCATCATTTTGTCGGGTTTGATAAAATATTTAAAAATTCCTAAGTAATGCAAATAATAATCCCACATTGTATGGCTTGTATGAACTATTGGTATGTTGTGTTTTAATGCAATTTGTTTTCCAATTTTTCCCATAGAAAATTCAGAGTGAGTATGAATGATGTCTGGTTTATAGCTTTGTATTATTTTGGATATTTTTCTTTTATTGGGAAAAGCTATTACAGCATCAAGTTTTTTATTTATTTGAATAGATGAGCATCTGTAAACGTTTTTTTCGTTTAAAGATTTTTTGGATTTTGGGCAAAATATGTAAACCTCATAGCCATTTTTTTCAAATCCCTCTTTAATTTGTTTTATTGATGTTGCTACTCCATTTTTTTCTGGGATATATGTATCTGTAAATATTGCGACTTTCATATTCTCCTCCTAGCTTAAGTATAATATATTTGCTACTTGGATTATAATTTACTTTAATGCAAGCGGTTTATTTATTGTTGGGTAATGAGCAAGGTTTAAAAGAAGCCTATTTAAAAGAGCTTTTAATTAAAATGGATGCTTTTAAATCCGAAGTTTCAGTTACTAAAATTTTTTTGTCAGAACTCTCAGCTGTAGGATTTGCTGAGAAATTATTTTCCAATTCTTTTTTTTCAAAAAAAGAAATTTTTATTGTTTATGAGTCTGAACTTTTAAAAGCAGGAAAAGATTTAGAGCTAGTGTGTAATTCAATCTTAAAGTCTAACAATAAAACTGTTATTTTTGTTTCCAATAGCAATACATGTAACATTGATTTTAAGAATAAGCTTAAGTTTATAAAAAAAGTTTTTTATGAGATTCCTGATGATGATAAATTTACATTTGTAAAAAGAAATTTTTTTAATCTTAATATTAAAATTACAGATTCTGCAATAAATTTAATGCTTTTAATGTTAAATTCAGATACTAAAATTTTGAAATTTTATATAGATTCTTTTGCGCTTTTTGCCAAGAATAATACCATTGAGGAGGAAGATATAGCTTCTTGGATTAGTTTTATTCGCTTTGAGAACACCTTTTCCTTATTTAATTCAATTTTGAGAAAAGATATGACTCAGTCTTTGATCAAGATTAAGTCTATTTTGGATCAGGGAGAAGATTTGCTTAATATTTTAATGAGTCTTATTTGGCAATTTAAAAGATTATTAAAGGTGCAAATAGATTATAATGCATATGGGAGCTTGCAGAGTGCATTGAATAAAAATAAAATCTTTTTTTCATTAAATAAAATTTATAGAGTAGGAATTAAAAATTATTCAATTCCAGAAATTAAAATTGTTTTGAAAATTTTATATAAGTTTGATTTATATTTGAGAATTTATTCTAAAAATATTCATCAAAATTTGTCATATTTTTTAATATTCTCAATTTTAAAGCTTAATAATAATTTTTTAATGCATTATTCTACAGAATCAAAATTTAATTTTTAATGTATGAAGCAAAAATTAAGTTGGATTTTATTATTTTGTTTTTTGTCTTGTAGATCTGAATCTAGATTGGCTGAAAATGTTTTAATAGAGTTTTTTGATTCTATTAAAAATTTTCAAAGCAGTCCTGAAATATTTTTTAATTATTTAAATATTCCAAGTGATGATGATCTGAAGGCAAAAATTCGTGGGTTGAAATCTCAGGCAAAGGATGATTTCATTTTTTATCCTTTGTTTTTTAATAATCTAAGATATGAGATAATAGGTAGAAAAAATATTTCTAAGGGCTTTGAATTTGAAGTTGTTATTAAAAATATTAACTTTCAAAACGGTATAGAAAAATTTTTGGCTAAATTAAATAAAATTGAAGGGAGATCTTTAAATATTAAAAATTTAGAAAAAAAAGAGCGTAAAAAAATATTTGACAATTTAATAAATGAAGTTATTGGAGAGTTGGATGATTTTGATTACACTGAAGTTGTTCATTTTTTTAGAGTAGTTAAGAGTTCTTCTGAAAGTTATAAAATAGAGCTTTTAGGAGATGTTTTAAATATACAGTCTAGAAATAAGCTTATTAATGATCTTTTTTTGGTTTTATCGCCTGGAATTTAAAATAGTGTTTTATTTTAAAAAATATTAATAAATAATAATCTAGTTTAAAATTTATTTATCTTGATTATTATTTTTTATGGAGTTCTCTTTTATTGCAAATTCTTTTATTCTTTTTGCAAGTTGCACGTTTACTTTTATTTTTTCTGAAATTTCGTTTTCACTTAAAGGCAATATATCTTTATAGGTTCCAATTGATTTTAATATTTTTTGGGCTGTTTTTTCTCCAATTCCGTGTATTTTTGTATACAATAGGGTTATTTTTTCTCTTCTTTTTTTGTTAAATCCGTTGGCCTTTCTGTGTGCTTCGTCTCTTACATTTTGCAGTATTCTAAGAGCAGGATGTCCTTGGGGTAGATTTATTCCTTTTTTGTTAGTTGTTAAGAATATTGTTTCTTGTTTTTTTGCCAACGAGCAGACTTTAACTTTGTTTTCTATTTTTAAGCCCTTTAAGATAGAAAGAGCGGCATTTAATTGTCCTTTGCCCCCGTCAATTAAAATTAAATTCGGTAGTTCTAAGTTGTTATTAATTATTTCTGAATATCTTCTTGATATTACTTCTTTTATTGCCTTAAAGTCGTCAATTTCTCCTTTTAATAGTGAATTTAGTTTGTAAAGCCTGTAGTTTTCTTTAAAAGGCATTCCCATTTTAAAAGTAACCATAGAAGCTACTGTTTCTTGACCTTTAAGATGAGCAATGTCAAATCCTTCAATTATTTTGGGAAGTTTGTCCATTTCTAAAACAATTTTCAAACTTTCAAGTGCTTTGGTGCTTTTATTCTCATATTCTCTTAAAGATAATTCAGCATTAGATATGGCCATTTCCATTATTTTTAAAATTTCTTCTGTTTCTTTGTAAATAATTTCTGTTTTTGTATTTTTAATTTCATTTATTAGTTTTTCAACATTTTTAGTGTCGATATCTTTGAGAAAAATATGAATTTTGTCTGGTACTATCATATTAATAGATGTGTAATATTGAATCAAAAATTGTAAAATCAGCTCATTTTCTTTGCATATACTCTCATCAAAGTTTGCATCTCTTTCAACTAATTTTCCATTTCTATATTTTAATACTATTATTGTATTTACATTTTCTCCTGGATGAACATGGACATAATCTATGTTTAAATTATTGGTTTTTGTAACGATTTGGATTTGATTAATTTCTATTAAAGAATTTCTAATTTCTTTTAATTTGATAGCGGTTTCAAAATCTTCTTTTTGTATGGCATGTTTTAATTTGATATCAATTTGACTTGATATTTCGGATATATTTCCATTTAGTATGGATTTTGCCTTATCTAGCTCTTTTTGATATTCTTTTTCAAGGTTTTCCTTGTAGCATACTCCAAGGCACTGTCCCATATGGTAATATAGGCAAGGAGCATTGGATTTTTTTTTACACTTTCTAATCTTAAATGTTTTGTTAATAAAATCTAGTACTTGATCTAATTTTTTTACATTGGTAAATGGTCCAAAATATTCGCTTTTGTCATTAATTATTTTTCTGGTTTTGAAAATTCTTGGATATTTTTCATGGGTTATTCTCACCATGGGGTAACCTTTTCCATCTTTTAATTTTACATTGTAATCAGGTTTGTGGGTTTTAATTAGATTGCACTCTAGAAGCAATGCTTCGTATTCGCTATTTGTTGTAATAACTTCTATTGATTTTACATTTTTCATTAATATTTTGATTTTGTGACTATTTTTTTCTAAAAAATAACTTTTTACTCTTGATCTTAGATTTTTTGCTTTTCCAATATAGAGTATTTTTTTATTTTCATTTAGCATCTTATAGCAACCGCTTGTGGTTGGTAATTTTATTACTTTTTCGAATAAATTTGTTAGGTTCTCTTTCATAATGTTAGGCAGTTTTTAGATTTTAAAAATCATCTTATGATATAATATTGTATCATAAGGCAGTTTGTTTTATGTTTTGAGGTATTTAAAAATATGGGTAATAACAAATAAAAGGTCAAAAATGAGATTAATTTTAATGCTCTTGCTAYCTTTTTTGTGCTTTTCTACTCTGTTATCTCAAGAATTGAAGTTGATACTTGATTCGAAAAAAAATTTTAAATTTATTCAAGATTTTAGCAATGTTACTTTTGAAAGGGATATGAGGGGTTTGCTTGGTATTTATTTGGATAGATATAAAGCTGTTTTAGATTTGAATAATATTGATTTGCGCTTAGAAATAGGAAGGGATAATAAATTAAAAGACACATCTTCAAATTATTTAGTTAGTGCAAAAAGTTTGAGAGTTTCAAATGAATTTCGTAATGTTTCTAATGGCTCTTTAATTTTTTATTCAAATCAAAATCCTGTTAAGTTTAAGCCACTTACAAAGAAAGCGTTCTTTTTTTCAGGCAATACTGTGTCTGATTTTACTATTAAGTTTTGGGTATATCGAACAACGTCTGTTACAGGAGAAATTATTTTTAGTTGGGATGGTTATAAAAAGATTAATAATTCGTGGGTAGATCAGTCTATTAGATTAGAAAGCGATGAGGGAAATTTTGTTTGGGTTTTAAACAATGTATTTTTAAAAGACAATAAAAATCCTATCAAAATTAGAATGAAAAGTAATGATGATTTTATTCCAAAGAAATGGCATTTGCATACTTTAAGATATAGGCAAAAGGACGGCATACTTGAATATTTGATAGATTCTAAACCTCAGGCAATAGAATATATAACAGATGATAAGAAGGAAGGATCAGGATATTTATTAAGTATTGGTAATTTTATTGATTTTACCTTAGGAACTTATTTTACTGGTGCGGTTGAGAATTTGGAAATACATAAAAGCTTTGAAGAGGTTAGTAGTGCTTTTTTCTCAAAGAATATGGGATACATTATTACAGAGCCTATTAAGCTTTCTAAATATTATTCTCAAGTGTTATCCTTTGATGTTGATTCTAATGTTCCTAAGGATACAGAGATTGTTTATTATTACAGATTAGATAATAAGGTATTTTATGATACAGATAGTCATGGGAATATTAAAAAAAATTTAACTGGGGCATGGATTCATTTTGATCCTAAAAAAGATTTTCCAGATTCAAAGATATCAAAATATATTCAAATAAAAGTTGAATTTTATCCTAGTGGAGATTCTGTAAGTAGTCCTTCTCTTTATAGTATGTCAATTACTTACGTTCCTGAAGCAGCTCCATTTCCTCCTGTGATAACAAAAGTTATTCCAGGTTCCAGAGAAGTTTTTATTGAATGGATTCCTGTTGTTAATAGCAGTGTTGAGGGGTATTACATTTATATTGGTGTTGTTTCTGGTAATTATCATGGAAAAACCGGCGGCGGTGTTTTAACTTCTCCTATTGATGTTGGAAATCAAACTTCTTTTAAGATTACAGGACTTGAAGACGGAAGACTTTACTATATTAGTATTGCCGCTTACAATTTGGATAAAAGTGTTAATAAGACTTCTTTTTCAAAGGAAATTTCTGTAAGGCCTATGGAGATTTTTAAAAAATATGAATAACTTTAGTTTTGAGAAGGCTTTAAATTTTTATAAAAATGGTGATTTTAAAAGCTCTCTTGATAATTTAGATGTTTTTGATGAGAATTTTGATTCTCTTGCACTTAAAGCGCTTATTTATTTCAAGAAAAAGGATTATAAGGCTCTTTTATATGTTTTAAATACTTATCCTGTTGTTTTGAGCGAATATAATTTTTTAGTTAAACTTATAGATTATGGCAAAATTGAAAAAAATAAAGATGATTTAGGTCCTTTTGAGAATTATAATTTAGGTGTTTTTTATTTTAATTTAAAAGAATATAAACTTGCTTTAAGTTGTTTTTTAAAAGCTAAAGAGCAAAAATCTGATTTTGTACAAGCTTTAAACAATAGTGCTGTCTTATTCGAAATGTTGGATAACAAAGACGAGGCTTTAAAATTATTTTTTGAGGCTAGAGATTTGGATCAAAACAATTCTCTAGTTAAGCTTAATATTTGGATTTTAAAAAATAGTGCATCTCTTCAAGCAGCAAGCTTTTTAAAAGTAGATAAAATTTTTTTTGATGCCAATCTTGCTCTTGTTGTTAATTATTTAATGTATTATTTTTATTCTATTGGGGAAATAAGCAGAGCAATTAGGCTTTCTGAGAAATTTTTAACAGACTCTCATTATTCTAAATATATTTGGCACAATAGGGCAACTATTTTTCATAAAATAGGCAACATGACTCAAGCCACAACATCTTATGTTAAAGCTATTTTAAATTTTCCTAATATTTATACGATCTACAATATGCATATTGCAACAGTTGAGCTTTTAAAATTTTCTCCTAAAAAGTCTATTGAGAGAATGGTTAATGATTATTCTAACTTAGATTTGATATATTTATATGCAACCTTATTTTTTCTTAGAAATCGTGATCTTGAGGATGCCTATTTTTATATGAAAAAACTTTGTGAGCTTAATCCAGAGCCTTATTCAAAATTTTTAAAATTGCTTGAGTCCAGCGAGGATATGTTAATTGAAACTCTGCTTGAAGAATTTGCAGTATCTTTAAGAGTAAATTGGTATTTAGAGTATTTATTTTTTATTGACAATTCTTTAAATTTGAGAGATCCTATTTTTGTTTTTGATCACAATATAAGAGTAAATACGTATATTTGGAGAATTAAAGATGAGTGCATTGAATTAAAATTTAGCAACAATGAGGAAAAAATGGTTCAAGAAATCTTGCATGAAGAATGTATTTTGCCCGAAATTGACATTTCTATTGGGGATTTTCAAAATTTAATAGAAGCTTATAAAGAGTTTAGAATAAATTACTAATAATTTATAATTTATTTGGTTGACAATAATAATATCTCTAAGATAATATGTATTAATGTTATAGGAGAGATGCCAGAGTGGCCGAATGGGGCTTCCTGCTAAGAAGTTGTCCTTTTAAAAGGGGACCATGGGTTCGAATCCCATTCTCTCCGTAATTATTTAAATATTGACAGCGTGTATTTTATTTATTAAAATTTGTTTTAACTCTGGAGAGGTGGCAGAGTGGTTTAATGCTACGGTCTTGAAAACCGTTGTAGGTGTAAGCCTACCGTGAGTTCGAATCTCACCCTCTCCGTAATTATCATTTAATTTTAAGTATTAAGATTAAGACTGAGAGTGAAGGTTTTTGTTTGGTTGATATTCATTTTCTGTGTTTTCATGTATGGGGAATTGAAACTCAATTTTATCGCAGCCATTACAATCATTTGAGAATGGATTATAAAAAACTATAATTTGGTTATTTTTAAAATAATATTTATATCTTGGAAAGATTGTTGTGAATTTTTTTTCCAATTCTTTTTGACTGTGTTTTCCTTTAACATAAAAATCTTTAATTCTACTATTTAGCTGTTCTTTTAATACGTTTATTAGAGAGTCTAGCTGATCTTTTGATATTATTTCTGAAATTTCTATTTTTTTGTTTCCTTTTAGGTTTAAAGAATAATATTTCAAGAAAGTGCTTGATTCTTTTTCTCTGAAAGATTCTTTGTATAAAATAGATGTAATGCCAATATTTTCATTTTTAAATATTGTAAAATTGGAAAAATAAAAATATTCATTTTTTGAGTTTTCGGGGTTTGATATTTTATTTTCGATGTCTTTTTTCCATTTTTTTATAAGATTTTCAAATTCAAAGTTTGCATTTTCCATAAAAGGAATTTTTGCATCTATATGGAGAATATTATTGTTTTGCAGTATTTCATTTTCTTTGATATTTTTAGTTTTAATTTCAAATTCGGAATTAACTTTACTTGAGACTGATTTAGAGCATGATAGAATAGATAATATTGAAAGAAAAATGATTATTCTAGTTTTCACAATTTCTCCATTTTCTATTGAATGTTTTTATTGTAATAAATAGTAATTTTTATTACAATAAAAACTAATTATTTGTGTCCATAGCTCAGTTGGATAGAGCGTTAGATTGCGATTCTTAAGGTCGGAGGTTCAAGTCCTCTTGGACACGAAAAGTTTGTTAGTTTGGAGAGATGGCCGAGTGGCTTAAGGCGCACGCTTGGAAAGCGTGTATACAGTAAAATGTATCATGGGTTCGAATCCCATTCTCTCCGATTCCTAGGACCCGTACTATCAAGTATTGCTGAATCCCGTCAGGACTGGAAGGTAGCAGCGGTAAGCGATTTTTTTGATGAGTACGTAAGTCTTAGGTTTAATTTTGAACCCAAATGCAATGTTTTGCTTTATGTTAAGATATGGATTTGTCTTTTTGTAACTTTCAATTTTATTATATTTTTTATGTTTCATAAAATTCTTTTAAAGTAATAGCTCTGAGATATAAATATGTTGTATAGTATATATTTACTAATATTTTACTTATTAAAGCATAGGGAGGTAAAAAGTTAATGGCGTCTTCAAGAGGCACTGCTCTTAAGAAACGCCCCAGAGATTTCAACTCTCTTGAAGGGCAAGACTTTGTTGTTGAAACTCTAAAGCATTCTATAGAGAAAAATAAAATAGCTAATGCTTATATCTTTTCAGGGCCAAGAGGCGTTGGTAAAACTTCATCAGCCAGGGCTTTTGCCAGATGCTTAAATTGCAGGAATGGTCCAACAGTTATGCCATGTGGGGAGTGCAGCAATTGTAAATCTATTGAGAATGATAGCAGCCTTGATGTTGTTGAAATTGATGGTGCCTCAAACACTTCGGTTCAAGATATTAGGCAAATTAAAGAAGAGATAATGTTTCCTCCTGCAATTTCTAAATATAGAATATATATTATTGACGAAGTTCATATGCTTTCCAATTCTGCTTTTAATGCTCTTTTAAAGACAATTGAAGAGCCTCCAAATTATATTGTTTTTATTTTTGCCACTACAGAGTCACACAAGCTTCCAGAGACAATAAAAAGCAGATGTCAACATTTTAGTTTTAAACTTTTATCTTTAGATAAGATTTACAATATGCTTAAGAAAGTTTGTTTAGAGGATGATATTAAATATGAAGATGAAGCTTTAAAATGGATTGCATATAAAAGTAGTGGTAGCGTAAGAGATGCTTATACTCTTTTTGATCAGATAGTTTCTTTTACTGATTCTAACATTAAATTAGATCAAATAAGATCCAAGATGGGCTTAACCAATGATGAATTTTTAGAAAAGTTGTCAGTTAGCATTCTTGGTGAAGATGTGAAAGAGTTAATTTGTGTTCTTGATTCTATTTTTTTATCTGGAGTGTCTTATGAGCAATTTCTTTTAGATTCAATCGAATTTTTTAGAGAGGCATTATTTTTAAAGATAGGTATTAAAAATTTTGAGTTTATTGGAATTAAATCTGAGGATTTGAGAAAGAAATTAATTGAGTTTGATTTGAACTATCTTGAAAGAATTATTGTTGTTTTGCTTGAAACTTACAGGGATTTGCAATTTTCGGTTAATCCAAGATATGAGCTTGAGATTAATTTTATTAAAATTTTAAGACTTAAAAGTTATGTTCCAAATCATGTTTTAATAAAGCAAATTCAAAATCTTGAAGACAATCTGTTAGAAAATATTGCTACAGATTCAAACAATTTTGATGTTTTATCAAATAATAAGAGCGAAGATGATTTGGCTTTTATTCCATCAAAATCTAGTTTAAAATGTGAATTTCCCGAAATCAAATCTTTAGAAAAAGAGGAGGCTGATCGTGATGAAAATTTATCAACAAAAATTGATAAAAATATTTTAGAGACCAATAGTATTGACGAGATTGATGAGATTTTTATTGAAGATGATAATGCGAGTAATTCAAATGATTTTATTGATATAAGAGATAAATTTATTTATATTGTTTCAAGATATGTTCAAACTTTAGTTCATTCGGGAGAGGTTGCTATTGATGACAATGTTCTTTATTATAAGGTGTTTAGTGAGTTTGAATATAATGAGCTTCAAAATTATAAAGGTGAGATAAGATCTGAATTTTACAAAGAATTCCCCAATTTAAGCATTGTGTTTCAGAAAAATTTTAAAAACCTTGAAAAGGATTTTGAAAAACTAGAAACTGTAAAAAATATTTTTGGAGCAAGTGAAGTTCTGGAGGGATAAAAATATGGCAGTAAATCCGTTAGATTTTTTGAAAAATATGTCTAGCGTTAAGAATAATATTGACAATATTAAAAAGGAAATTTCTAAAATTACGGTTTGTGGTAAAGCAGGTAGCAATATTGTTACTATTGAGATGGATGGCGAATTTAATGTTAAAAAAGTT
The window above is part of the Borreliella burgdorferi B31 genome. Proteins encoded here:
- a CDS encoding chromate transporter codes for the protein MTKQMYKKKQKKIYEILDLFLLVFKTTTLTIGGGLIIISELKKIFVKKRKIISEDDFNKILATSNVIPGVTAINFVFLVGRKFGGFPCALLLVVAGILPSIIAIIMVFLYLKLVPDSIHVKKFLEGAKISSIIIMITVVLKFSKKMLNDSIIKWTICFLVIFAIFKLKIKISYILLIFFLVYTFKYITIKKILTK
- a CDS encoding mechanosensitive ion channel family protein, with protein sequence MFKEFFIFQDYFNYIIEGVVGYGLKVSIAIVLWYFLKLIVSKMGKILFKTLEKSRLEEKLEVTVFNFLKSFFKILTDFVIVLIILPYLGVPTTSIIAVFGSLGLAIGLAAQNILSNFVSGFIVLNSKFFKCGDHIQCGDVEGLVADVQIFFTTLETFNKEIIKIPNSKLTSNFVVNFSSCTRRRVVFSFQVPYDTNIGLLKDKIEDLMIFNNKKFNVELCAPTLIVKKYTPYYIVLQVRFFVNTEVFWDFQYFVGESIQNVLLDMKIKVPICFVPFDKLY
- a CDS encoding lipid galactosyltransferase, translating into MKVAIFTDTYIPEKNGVATSIKQIKEGFEKNGYEVYIFCPKSKKSLNEKNVYRCSSIQINKKLDAVIAFPNKRKISKIIQSYKPDIIHTHSEFSMGKIGKQIALKHNIPIVHTSHTMWDYYLHYLGIFKYFIKPDKMMRKHYNKIKHFIYPSSKAKERYFQLSNNSSNYKIIPNGVDRKLFIKTLSKEKKDEILKKHNIKQTDKIIIFVGRINKEKNINLLVTHLKDLLMQNNNYKLILIGKGSEEKEIKNFSIKHGLEKQILLIGTIPWEEIYYYYKISDIFASLSKSEVYPMTVIEALTAGIPAILINDYIYKDVIKEGINGFLIKKYENLSRYIDKVIKDDEILKKFKENAKKHSTKFSSYFFTKKIKNYYSEIIARKNH
- the holA gene encoding DNA polymerase III subunit delta, with amino-acid sequence MQAVYLLLGNEQGLKEAYLKELLIKMDAFKSEVSVTKIFLSELSAVGFAEKLFSNSFFSKKEIFIVYESELLKAGKDLELVCNSILKSNNKTVIFVSNSNTCNIDFKNKLKFIKKVFYEIPDDDKFTFVKRNFFNLNIKITDSAINLMLLMLNSDTKILKFYIDSFALFAKNNTIEEEDIASWISFIRFENTFSLFNSILRKDMTQSLIKIKSILDQGEDLLNILMSLIWQFKRLLKVQIDYNAYGSLQSALNKNKIFFSLNKIYRVGIKNYSIPEIKIVLKILYKFDLYLRIYSKNIHQNLSYFLIFSILKLNNNFLMHYSTESKFNF
- the uvrC gene encoding excinuclease ABC subunit UvrC, which produces MKENLTNLFEKVIKLPTTSGCYKMLNENKKILYIGKAKNLRSRVKSYFLEKNSHKIKILMKNVKSIEVITTNSEYEALLLECNLIKTHKPDYNVKLKDGKGYPMVRITHEKYPRIFKTRKIINDKSEYFGPFTNVKKLDQVLDFINKTFKIRKCKKKSNAPCLYYHMGQCLGVCYKENLEKEYQKELDKAKSILNGNISEISSQIDIKLKHAIQKEDFETAIKLKEIRNSLIEINQIQIVTKTNNLNIDYVHVHPGENVNTIIVLKYRNGKLVERDANFDESICKENELILQFLIQYYTSINMIVPDKIHIFLKDIDTKNVEKLINEIKNTKTEIIYKETEEILKIMEMAISNAELSLREYENKSTKALESLKIVLEMDKLPKIIEGFDIAHLKGQETVASMVTFKMGMPFKENYRLYKLNSLLKGEIDDFKAIKEVISRRYSEIINNNLELPNLILIDGGKGQLNAALSILKGLKIENKVKVCSLAKKQETIFLTTNKKGINLPQGHPALRILQNVRDEAHRKANGFNKKRREKITLLYTKIHGIGEKTAQKILKSIGTYKDILPLSENEISEKIKVNVQLAKRIKEFAIKENSIKNNNQDK
- a CDS encoding fibronectin type III domain-containing protein, whose translation is MRLILMLLLXFLCFSTLLSQELKLILDSKKNFKFIQDFSNVTFERDMRGLLGIYLDRYKAVLDLNNIDLRLEIGRDNKLKDTSSNYLVSAKSLRVSNEFRNVSNGSLIFYSNQNPVKFKPLTKKAFFFSGNTVSDFTIKFWVYRTTSVTGEIIFSWDGYKKINNSWVDQSIRLESDEGNFVWVLNNVFLKDNKNPIKIRMKSNDDFIPKKWHLHTLRYRQKDGILEYLIDSKPQAIEYITDDKKEGSGYLLSIGNFIDFTLGTYFTGAVENLEIHKSFEEVSSAFFSKNMGYIITEPIKLSKYYSQVLSFDVDSNVPKDTEIVYYYRLDNKVFYDTDSHGNIKKNLTGAWIHFDPKKDFPDSKISKYIQIKVEFYPSGDSVSSPSLYSMSITYVPEAAPFPPVITKVIPGSREVFIEWIPVVNSSVEGYYIYIGVVSGNYHGKTGGGVLTSPIDVGNQTSFKITGLEDGRLYYISIAAYNLDKSVNKTSFSKEISVRPMEIFKKYE
- a CDS encoding tetratricopeptide repeat protein, which codes for MNNFSFEKALNFYKNGDFKSSLDNLDVFDENFDSLALKALIYFKKKDYKALLYVLNTYPVVLSEYNFLVKLIDYGKIEKNKDDLGPFENYNLGVFYFNLKEYKLALSCFLKAKEQKSDFVQALNNSAVLFEMLDNKDEALKLFFEARDLDQNNSLVKLNIWILKNSASLQAASFLKVDKIFFDANLALVVNYLMYYFYSIGEISRAIRLSEKFLTDSHYSKYIWHNRATIFHKIGNMTQATTSYVKAILNFPNIYTIYNMHIATVELLKFSPKKSIERMVNDYSNLDLIYLYATLFFLRNRDLEDAYFYMKKLCELNPEPYSKFLKLLESSEDMLIETLLEEFAVSLRVNWYLEYLFFIDNSLNLRDPIFVFDHNIRVNTYIWRIKDECIELKFSNNEEKMVQEILHEECILPEIDISIGDFQNLIEAYKEFRINY